A single genomic interval of Theropithecus gelada isolate Dixy chromosome 16, Tgel_1.0, whole genome shotgun sequence harbors:
- the PLD6 gene encoding mitochondrial cardiolipin hydrolase, protein MACDQGAGRGLARGRWRRVTGAWPGAWLSGAGGAQTPVRRRAPGARVSSGMGRLRWQVAAAAAVGLALALEALPGVLRWLRSRRRRPRREVLFFPSQVTCTEALLRAPGAALAGLPEGCPCGLPHGESALSRLLRALLAARASLELCLFAFSSPQLGRAVQLLHQRGVRVRVVTDCDYMALNGSQIGLLRKAGIQVRHDQDLGYMHHKFAIVDKRVLITGSLNWTTQAIQNNRENVLIMEDDEYVRLFLEEFERIWEEFNPTKYTFFPQKKKSH, encoded by the exons ATGGCATGTGACCAGGGGGCTGGGCGTGGCCTGGCACGTGGCCGTTGGCGGCGCGTGACGGGGGCGTGGCCTGGCGCGTGGCTGTCCGGGGCTGGGGGCGCGCAGACTCCGGTGCGGCGGCGTGCCCCTGGGGCCCGGGTCAGCAGCGGCATGGGGCGGTTGCGGTGGCAGGTGGCGGCCGCGGCGGCTGTGGGCCTGGCTCTGGCCCTGGAGGCGCTGCCCGGGGTGCTGCGCTGGCTGCGGTCCaggcggcggcggccgcggcgtGAGGTGCTGTTCTTCCCGTCGCAGGTGACCTGTACCGAGGCTCTGCTGCGGGCTCCGGGCGCGGCGCTGGCTGGGCTCCCCGAGGGCTGCCCGTGCGGCCTCCCCCACGGCGAGAGCGCGCTGAGCCGCCTGCTGCGTGCCCTGTTGGCCGCCCGCGCCAGCCTGGAGCTTTGCCTGTTCGCCTTCTCCAGTCCGCAGCTGGGCCGCGCTGTGCAGTTGCTGCACCAGCGCGGGGTGCGAGTGCGGGTCGTCACCGACTGCGACTACATGGCCCTCAACGGCTCGCAAATCGGCCTGCTGCGCAAGGCAG GGATCCAGGTCCGGCACGATCAGGACCTGGGCTACATGCATCACAAGTTTGCCATCGTGGACAAGCGGGTGCTCATCACTGGCTCGCTCAACTGGACCACGCAAGCCATCCAGAACAACAGGGAGAACGTTCTCATCATGGAGGACGACGAGTACGTGCGGCTTTTTCTGGAAGAATTTGAGCGCATCTGGGAAGAGTTTAACCCTACAAAGTACACCTTTTtcccacagaaaaagaaaagccactga